A genomic segment from Holophagales bacterium encodes:
- a CDS encoding rod shape-determining protein MreC: protein MQVRRAGGGTLAEEWLLDAASVLVRGTTGIRAEALSVRERFSSFSALRSENDALRARVTSLQVQLHALREARLERDQFVKLLGAVPSPPEGTRPARIVVVETAGPFQTALLDRGRADGIVPGGAVVGEAGLLGRVVAAGERGARVQLLSDRTAATGILLPRTGRAAVARGDGSSGASLQYVPAIADVAVDDEVVTAGTDGIYPRGLLVGKISAVRRPGASLFLELPVRVSADPMHETLVFVFPPLRPDAPAPASAPPFPARSGP, encoded by the coding sequence GTGCAGGTGAGGAGGGCGGGAGGCGGAACGCTCGCCGAGGAGTGGCTCCTCGACGCGGCTTCCGTCCTCGTTCGCGGGACGACCGGGATCCGTGCGGAGGCTCTCTCGGTGAGGGAGCGGTTCTCGTCGTTCTCGGCCCTGAGGTCCGAGAACGACGCCCTGAGAGCGCGGGTGACGAGCCTCCAGGTCCAGCTCCACGCCCTGCGCGAGGCCCGCCTCGAAAGGGACCAGTTCGTGAAGCTGCTCGGCGCCGTCCCGTCGCCCCCGGAGGGGACCCGCCCCGCGCGCATCGTCGTGGTGGAGACCGCCGGGCCGTTCCAGACCGCGCTCCTGGACCGCGGTCGCGCCGACGGCATCGTCCCGGGCGGGGCGGTCGTGGGGGAGGCGGGTCTTCTCGGCCGCGTGGTGGCGGCGGGGGAGCGGGGCGCCCGGGTCCAGCTCCTCTCCGACCGGACCGCGGCCACCGGGATCCTCCTCCCGCGGACCGGCCGCGCGGCCGTCGCGCGCGGCGACGGCTCGTCGGGCGCGAGCCTCCAGTACGTCCCGGCCATCGCCGACGTCGCCGTCGATGACGAGGTCGTCACGGCAGGCACGGACGGGATCTACCCGCGCGGTCTCCTCGTCGGGAAGATCTCCGCCGTGAGGCGCCCGGGCGCCTCGCTCTTCCTGGAGCTTCCCGTCAGGGTCTCGGCCGACCCGATGCACGAGACTCTCGTCTTCGTCTTCCCTCCCCTCCGGCCCGACGCGCCCGCGCCTGCGTCCGCCCCCCCGTTCCCGGCGCGATCGGGACCATGA
- the mrdA gene encoding penicillin-binding protein 2, whose amino-acid sequence MPASAREDRRPLLHRIDRLAAGAFSFLALLLGVYWVHQVFRGDEYARQAENNRQRSVPINASRGFILDRNGKLLAENEPSFTLLLYRRESQDVDGSLRFVASLLGRGLDDLRRRVERSRASYDFVPVVLDDDLTVAEVGAVEAHALEHPELVVQTTERRVYTQGSVTAHLLGHLGEAGPDQLAARAGRVRAGEAIGQNGVEAAYQDLLAGTSGLRTFVIDSFGREVAELDRVDPLPGNTLVLNIDLDLQRLADDYFRDKVGTAVALDPKTGEVLAFVSAPAFDPNVFSRRVSRTEWDAIVGNEDRPLQNRAIQNVYSPGSVWKAFVAHAILSNGIDSSERVHCPGSATFYGRRFRCHGVHGDVDLPTALQVSCDVYFYTMGKRLGIDTLAATARLFGFGRPTGVDLGPEKPGTVPSPEWSKAVRKHAWYPGETISVAIGQGPLLVSALQTARAFAGIANADGALPVPHLFRIGEHVRSGARVAFRPPVREHIPYPPGARETIVEGLWRVVNLPGGTAWRYRVEGLDICGKTGTVQVVGQKEAKKAHLLPEKLRDHAWFAAFAPKDDAKIVVVVFVENGLHGGSAAAPLATRLVEAYLRPGSVPPPASPAVPLPEATPRGGSDTAEQSGPPLSPRRGT is encoded by the coding sequence ATGCCCGCAAGCGCCCGCGAGGACCGCCGACCCCTTCTCCACCGGATCGACCGGCTCGCTGCAGGTGCGTTCTCCTTCCTCGCGCTCCTGCTCGGGGTCTACTGGGTCCACCAGGTCTTCCGCGGCGACGAGTACGCCCGCCAGGCCGAGAACAACCGGCAGCGTTCCGTCCCCATCAACGCCTCGCGCGGCTTCATCCTCGATCGAAACGGGAAGCTCCTCGCCGAGAACGAGCCGTCCTTCACGCTCCTCCTCTACCGGCGGGAGTCGCAGGACGTCGACGGATCGCTCCGCTTCGTGGCGAGCCTCCTGGGACGCGGGCTGGACGACCTCCGCCGCCGCGTCGAACGCTCGCGGGCGAGCTACGACTTCGTCCCGGTCGTCCTCGACGACGACCTGACCGTCGCCGAGGTCGGCGCCGTCGAGGCGCACGCCCTCGAGCACCCCGAGCTGGTCGTCCAGACGACCGAACGCCGCGTCTACACGCAGGGCTCGGTCACGGCGCACCTCCTGGGCCACCTCGGCGAGGCGGGCCCCGACCAGCTCGCCGCCCGCGCCGGCCGCGTCCGCGCCGGGGAGGCGATCGGGCAGAACGGCGTCGAGGCCGCCTACCAGGACCTCCTCGCGGGGACGTCGGGCCTCCGGACCTTCGTCATCGACTCGTTCGGACGCGAGGTCGCCGAGCTCGACCGCGTCGACCCGCTTCCCGGGAACACCCTCGTCCTGAACATCGATCTCGACCTCCAGCGGCTCGCCGACGACTACTTCCGCGACAAGGTCGGAACGGCGGTCGCCCTCGACCCGAAGACCGGCGAGGTCCTGGCGTTCGTCTCGGCCCCGGCCTTCGACCCGAACGTCTTTTCCCGCCGCGTCAGCCGCACCGAGTGGGACGCGATCGTCGGCAACGAGGACCGGCCGCTCCAGAACAGGGCCATCCAGAACGTCTATTCCCCCGGCTCGGTCTGGAAGGCGTTCGTCGCCCACGCGATCCTCTCGAACGGGATCGACTCCTCCGAGCGCGTCCACTGCCCCGGTTCGGCCACGTTCTACGGCCGGAGGTTCCGGTGTCACGGAGTCCACGGGGACGTCGACCTCCCGACGGCGCTCCAGGTCTCGTGCGACGTCTACTTCTACACGATGGGCAAGAGGCTCGGCATCGACACCCTCGCCGCCACGGCCCGGCTCTTCGGGTTCGGCCGCCCGACGGGCGTCGACCTCGGTCCCGAGAAGCCGGGGACCGTCCCGTCCCCCGAGTGGAGCAAGGCCGTTCGCAAGCACGCCTGGTACCCGGGCGAGACGATCTCCGTCGCCATCGGGCAGGGGCCGCTCCTCGTTTCGGCTCTCCAGACGGCGCGGGCCTTCGCAGGCATCGCCAACGCCGACGGCGCCCTTCCCGTGCCGCACCTCTTCCGGATCGGCGAGCACGTGCGCAGCGGCGCCCGGGTCGCCTTCCGGCCGCCGGTTCGCGAGCACATCCCCTACCCGCCCGGCGCGCGGGAGACGATCGTCGAGGGCCTCTGGCGCGTCGTGAACCTCCCCGGCGGGACCGCCTGGCGTTACCGCGTCGAGGGTCTCGACATCTGCGGCAAGACCGGGACGGTCCAGGTCGTCGGCCAGAAAGAGGCGAAGAAGGCGCACCTCCTCCCTGAAAAGCTCAGGGACCACGCCTGGTTCGCGGCGTTCGCCCCGAAGGACGACGCCAAGATCGTCGTCGTCGTCTTCGTCGAGAACGGTCTCCACGGCGGCTCGGCCGCCGCCCCTCTCGCGACGCGCCTCGTCGAGGCCTACCTGCGCCCCGGGAGCGTCCCGCCGCCCGCCTCTCCGGCCGTGCCCCTCCCCGAGGCGACGCCCCGTGGAGGCTCCGACACCGCGGAGCAGAGCGGCCCTCCCCTCTCGCCACGGCGGGGGACCTGA
- the rodA gene encoding rod shape-determining protein RodA, with protein sequence MSRLSEALPRRLDVPLLLAALVLSGIGIAMVVSTTSGTPRGGLGGRQALFLVAGLVAATFFAVFDYRLLLRASPGLFAFSLLPLIWLPIFGPTIAGAKSWIRLFGGFQIQPSELARISTVLLLAWILENDDRPRLSAKTVGVLVGVVALPMALVLLQPDLGVALTYSPFLLAALYLGGLPGRVWGALFLAGTLAAGASWFVLKDYQKDRIRTFLDPDLAARGAGYQVRQARIAIGSGGITGKGWKEGTQSRLGFLPVRHSDFIFAALAEERGFAGVATVVGLYGLFLARGLAIARDARDRGGSMLVLLVILNVVAQAAANIAMNVGLMPTTGITLPFVSYGGSSIIATWAMTGLVLSVAQRRFVNV encoded by the coding sequence GTGTCGCGCCTTTCCGAGGCGCTCCCGCGGCGCCTGGACGTCCCGCTCCTGCTCGCCGCGCTCGTCCTCTCCGGCATCGGCATCGCCATGGTCGTCTCGACGACCTCCGGGACCCCCCGGGGAGGCCTCGGCGGCCGCCAGGCGCTCTTCCTCGTCGCGGGACTGGTGGCGGCGACGTTCTTCGCCGTCTTCGACTACCGCCTCCTCCTCAGGGCCTCGCCCGGCCTCTTCGCCTTCTCCCTCCTGCCGCTCATCTGGCTCCCGATCTTCGGCCCGACGATCGCGGGCGCGAAGTCGTGGATCAGGCTCTTCGGCGGATTCCAGATCCAGCCGTCCGAGCTCGCGCGCATTTCCACCGTCCTCCTCCTCGCGTGGATCCTCGAGAACGACGACCGCCCCCGCCTCTCCGCGAAGACGGTCGGGGTGCTCGTCGGCGTCGTCGCGCTCCCGATGGCCCTCGTCCTCCTCCAGCCCGACCTCGGCGTGGCGCTCACCTATTCCCCCTTCCTCCTCGCGGCCCTCTACCTCGGCGGGCTCCCGGGCCGCGTCTGGGGCGCCCTCTTCCTGGCGGGCACGCTCGCCGCCGGCGCGTCGTGGTTCGTCCTGAAGGACTACCAGAAGGACCGGATCCGGACCTTCCTCGACCCCGACCTCGCCGCCCGCGGCGCCGGCTACCAGGTGCGCCAGGCGCGCATCGCGATCGGCTCGGGAGGGATCACCGGCAAGGGGTGGAAGGAAGGGACCCAGAGCCGGCTCGGGTTCCTCCCGGTGCGGCACTCCGACTTCATCTTCGCCGCGCTCGCCGAAGAGCGCGGCTTCGCCGGCGTCGCCACCGTCGTCGGCCTCTACGGTCTCTTCCTCGCCCGGGGGCTGGCCATCGCGCGGGACGCGCGCGACCGGGGCGGCTCGATGCTCGTCCTCCTCGTCATCCTGAACGTCGTGGCGCAGGCCGCGGCCAACATCGCCATGAACGTCGGGCTCATGCCGACGACGGGCATCACCCTGCCGTTCGTCTCCTACGGAGGCTCGTCGATCATCGCAACCTGGGCGATGACCGGCCTCGTCCTCTCCGTGGCCCAGCGCCGGTTCGTCAACGTGTAG